A DNA window from Amphiprion ocellaris isolate individual 3 ecotype Okinawa chromosome 8, ASM2253959v1, whole genome shotgun sequence contains the following coding sequences:
- the nr1d4a gene encoding nuclear receptor subfamily 1, group D, member 4a isoform X1, translating to MDNSPGGAGGGVILYAGSSGSSSPSPGSPSSGYQTQSPSSHSQPSSPEEVTFTEIGALKQRAAGCNTPSSKLVFQFPEVYNGPSAAATPQHSYAHPIAGKRPCGFAGTFTKTGGMVLLCKVCGDIASGFHYGVHACEGCKGFFRRSIQQNINYKMCVKNENCLIMRMNRNRCQHCRFKKCLSVGMSRDAVRFGRIPKREKQRLLDEMQSYMNSLNESAAMDMESSSVRENPTSTDDSNSKEAIGAISRAYRNIFTSNSSNQEKASKRANIHTNNDTTPFPQDGSFPPVSSHPTSAQSYQSCPVAPATLCPAASNENQPSFHNVDNNRYSNLVSTNQNYNQSNATPQRSISANPNGFRNAGSAHNQPSCPWKLASGAKVLACPLNACPVSGAERSSQEIWESFSQCFTPAVKEVVEFAKGIPGFQELSQQDQVMLLKSGTFQVLMVRFCSLFNAKERTVTFLNGQTYPLSTLRALGMGSLLDAMFEFSEKLGSLGLEPDEMALFMAVVLVSADRSGISDMWAVEQLQEGLIRALRSLITRRRPDDTALFPKLLLRLPDLRTLNNLHSDKLLAFRIDP from the exons ATGGACAACAGCCCAGGCGGCG CAGGTGGAGGAGTCATCCTGTATGCAGGTTCCTCTGGTAGTTCCAGCCCCAGCCCTGGAAGCCCCTCCAGTGGCTACCAGACACAGTCACCCTCTTCACACTCTCAGCCCTCATCTCCAGAGGAGGTTACCTTCACAGAGATTGGGGCGCTGAAACAGCGAGCAGCTGGATGCAACACTCCTTCCTCCAAACTGGTGTTCCAGTTCCCAGAGGTCTACAATGGACCCTCAGCAGCAGCTACTCCGCAGCATTCCTATGCACACCCCATCGCAGGAAAGAGGCCATGCGGGTTCGCAGGGACTTTCACCA AAACAGGTGGAATGGTCCTGCTTTGCAAAGTCTGTGGGGACATCGCATCTGGTTTCCACTATGGGGTGCATGCATGTGAGGGTTGCAAG GGGTTTTTCCGCCGCAGCATCCAGCAGAACATCAACTACAAGATGTGTGTGAAGAACGAGAACTGTCTGATCATGCGCATGAACCGCAACCGGTGCCAGCACTGCCGCTTCAAGAAATGCCTCTCTGTTGGCATGTCAAGAGATG CCGTGCGTTTTGGCCGCATCCCTAAGAGAGAGAAGCAGCGACTCCTAGATGAGATGCAGAGCTACATGAACAGCCTAAATGAGTCGGCTGCCATGGACATGGAGTCATCTTCAGTGAGGGAAAATCCCACCAGCACAGATGACAGCAACTCGAAAGAGGCCATCGGGGCCATTTCCAGAGCCTACCGCAACATCTTCaccagcaacagcagcaaccaGGAGAAAGCATCCAAGAGGGCCAACATCCACACCAACAACGACACAACGCCCTTTCCTCAGGATGGCAGTTTTCCTCCAGTCTCATCTCACCCCACCTCTGCCCAGAGTTATCAGTCTTGCCCTGTTGCCCCTGCCACTCTGTGCCCAGCTGCCTCTAATGAAAACCAACCCTCATTTCACAATGTGGACAACAATCGATATTCCAACTTAGTGTCAACAAATCAGAATTACAACCAGTCCAATGCTACACCTCAAAGGAGCATCTCTGCCAATCCCAACGGTTTTCGCAATGCAGGAAGTGCCCACAATCAGCCCTCCTGCCCATGGAAATTAGCTTCAGGAGCTAAAGTGCTG GCCTGTCCTCTCAACGCGTGTCCTGTATCAGGGGCAGAGCGCTCAAGTCAGGAGATATGGGAGTCTTTCTCTCAGTGTTTTACCCCTGCTGTCAAGGAAGTGGTAGAGTTTGCCAAGGGCATCCCAGGATTTCAAGAGCTTAGCCAGCAGGATCAGGTCATGCTGCTAAAATCAGGCACCTTCCAG gTTCTGATGGTGAGGTTCTGCAGCTTGTTCAATGCTAAGGAGCGTACGGTGACCTTCCTGAATGGCCAAACTTACCCCCTGTCCACGCTGCGGGCCTTGGGCATGGGCTCTCTGCTGGATGCAATGTTTGAATTCAGCGAGAAGTTGGGCTCTCTGGGGCTAGAGCCTGATGAAATGGCCCTCTTCATGGCTGTGGTGCTGGTCTCTGCAG ACCGCTCTGGCATCTCGGACATGTGGGCCGTAGAGCAACTACAGGAGGGTCTGATCCGCGCCCTACGATCGCTGATCACTCGCCGTCGCCCAGATGACACTGCACTCTTCCCTAAACTCCTCCTGCGCCTGCCAGACCTCCGCACCCTCAACAATCTGCACTCCGACAAACTGTTGGCCTTTCGCATTGACCCTTGA
- the nr1d4a gene encoding nuclear receptor subfamily 1, group D, member 4a isoform X2: MDNSPGGGGGVILYAGSSGSSSPSPGSPSSGYQTQSPSSHSQPSSPEEVTFTEIGALKQRAAGCNTPSSKLVFQFPEVYNGPSAAATPQHSYAHPIAGKRPCGFAGTFTKTGGMVLLCKVCGDIASGFHYGVHACEGCKGFFRRSIQQNINYKMCVKNENCLIMRMNRNRCQHCRFKKCLSVGMSRDAVRFGRIPKREKQRLLDEMQSYMNSLNESAAMDMESSSVRENPTSTDDSNSKEAIGAISRAYRNIFTSNSSNQEKASKRANIHTNNDTTPFPQDGSFPPVSSHPTSAQSYQSCPVAPATLCPAASNENQPSFHNVDNNRYSNLVSTNQNYNQSNATPQRSISANPNGFRNAGSAHNQPSCPWKLASGAKVLACPLNACPVSGAERSSQEIWESFSQCFTPAVKEVVEFAKGIPGFQELSQQDQVMLLKSGTFQVLMVRFCSLFNAKERTVTFLNGQTYPLSTLRALGMGSLLDAMFEFSEKLGSLGLEPDEMALFMAVVLVSADRSGISDMWAVEQLQEGLIRALRSLITRRRPDDTALFPKLLLRLPDLRTLNNLHSDKLLAFRIDP, from the exons ATGGACAACAGCCCAGGCGGCG GTGGAGGAGTCATCCTGTATGCAGGTTCCTCTGGTAGTTCCAGCCCCAGCCCTGGAAGCCCCTCCAGTGGCTACCAGACACAGTCACCCTCTTCACACTCTCAGCCCTCATCTCCAGAGGAGGTTACCTTCACAGAGATTGGGGCGCTGAAACAGCGAGCAGCTGGATGCAACACTCCTTCCTCCAAACTGGTGTTCCAGTTCCCAGAGGTCTACAATGGACCCTCAGCAGCAGCTACTCCGCAGCATTCCTATGCACACCCCATCGCAGGAAAGAGGCCATGCGGGTTCGCAGGGACTTTCACCA AAACAGGTGGAATGGTCCTGCTTTGCAAAGTCTGTGGGGACATCGCATCTGGTTTCCACTATGGGGTGCATGCATGTGAGGGTTGCAAG GGGTTTTTCCGCCGCAGCATCCAGCAGAACATCAACTACAAGATGTGTGTGAAGAACGAGAACTGTCTGATCATGCGCATGAACCGCAACCGGTGCCAGCACTGCCGCTTCAAGAAATGCCTCTCTGTTGGCATGTCAAGAGATG CCGTGCGTTTTGGCCGCATCCCTAAGAGAGAGAAGCAGCGACTCCTAGATGAGATGCAGAGCTACATGAACAGCCTAAATGAGTCGGCTGCCATGGACATGGAGTCATCTTCAGTGAGGGAAAATCCCACCAGCACAGATGACAGCAACTCGAAAGAGGCCATCGGGGCCATTTCCAGAGCCTACCGCAACATCTTCaccagcaacagcagcaaccaGGAGAAAGCATCCAAGAGGGCCAACATCCACACCAACAACGACACAACGCCCTTTCCTCAGGATGGCAGTTTTCCTCCAGTCTCATCTCACCCCACCTCTGCCCAGAGTTATCAGTCTTGCCCTGTTGCCCCTGCCACTCTGTGCCCAGCTGCCTCTAATGAAAACCAACCCTCATTTCACAATGTGGACAACAATCGATATTCCAACTTAGTGTCAACAAATCAGAATTACAACCAGTCCAATGCTACACCTCAAAGGAGCATCTCTGCCAATCCCAACGGTTTTCGCAATGCAGGAAGTGCCCACAATCAGCCCTCCTGCCCATGGAAATTAGCTTCAGGAGCTAAAGTGCTG GCCTGTCCTCTCAACGCGTGTCCTGTATCAGGGGCAGAGCGCTCAAGTCAGGAGATATGGGAGTCTTTCTCTCAGTGTTTTACCCCTGCTGTCAAGGAAGTGGTAGAGTTTGCCAAGGGCATCCCAGGATTTCAAGAGCTTAGCCAGCAGGATCAGGTCATGCTGCTAAAATCAGGCACCTTCCAG gTTCTGATGGTGAGGTTCTGCAGCTTGTTCAATGCTAAGGAGCGTACGGTGACCTTCCTGAATGGCCAAACTTACCCCCTGTCCACGCTGCGGGCCTTGGGCATGGGCTCTCTGCTGGATGCAATGTTTGAATTCAGCGAGAAGTTGGGCTCTCTGGGGCTAGAGCCTGATGAAATGGCCCTCTTCATGGCTGTGGTGCTGGTCTCTGCAG ACCGCTCTGGCATCTCGGACATGTGGGCCGTAGAGCAACTACAGGAGGGTCTGATCCGCGCCCTACGATCGCTGATCACTCGCCGTCGCCCAGATGACACTGCACTCTTCCCTAAACTCCTCCTGCGCCTGCCAGACCTCCGCACCCTCAACAATCTGCACTCCGACAAACTGTTGGCCTTTCGCATTGACCCTTGA